In one window of Gossypium arboreum isolate Shixiya-1 chromosome 4, ASM2569848v2, whole genome shotgun sequence DNA:
- the LOC108457945 gene encoding uncharacterized protein LOC108457945, which produces MARLIRNSLMKALILIFFASVATATGDAPFIVAHKKASLTRLKSGSERVSVSIDIYNQGFSTAYDVSLLDDSWPQDMFDIVSGNTSRSWERLDAGGLLSHSFELEAKKQGMFYGAPAVITFRIPTKAALQEAYSTPILPLDVLAERPPEKKFDWRLLAKYGSQISVISIVVLFFYLILTPSKSSAAKASKKKR; this is translated from the exons ATGGCAAGGCTTATCAGAAATTCGCTGATGAAGGCATTGATTCTTATTTTCTTTGCATCAGTAGCCACCGCCACAGGCGATGCCCCTTTCATCGTCGCTCACAAGAAGGCATCGTTGACCAGACTCAAATCAGGTTCAGAACGCGTTTCTGTCTCCATCGACATCTACAACCAAGGCTTCTC GACAGCATATGATGTGAGTCTCCTCGATGATAGCTGGCCTCAAGATATGTTTGATATTGTCAGTGGCAACACTTCACGGTCATGGGAAAGACTTGATGC TGGTGGTCTTCTATCTCATTCATTTGAACTAGAGGCCAAAAAGCAAGGAATGTTCTATGGTGCCCCGGCAGTAATTACTTTCCGCATTCCCACAAAGGCTGCTTTGCAG GAGGCATATTCAACTCCAATCTTGCCGTTAGATGTTCTTGCAGAAAGACCTCCTGAGAAGAAGTTTGACTGG AGGTTGCTGGCTAAGTATGGATCTCAAATCTCTGTGATATCAATTGTGGTTCTATTCTTCTACCTGATCCTGACACCATCAAAATCCAGTGCTGCAAAAGCAAGCAAGAAGAAGCGCTAA